One Streptomyces sp. NBC_00102 DNA segment encodes these proteins:
- a CDS encoding CocE/NonD family hydrolase translates to MHIRTEFPYETVREDVRVPLADGTSLYARVWRPVTEEPVPALLEYLPHRLGDGTGPRDRQRHPWYAGHGYASVRVDVRGHGNSGGLPGDAYGDAGVADGVAVIHWLAQREWCSGRVGMFGISWGGAVSLRLAAAAPDALRAVVAVCSTDDGYDNGGPYWGGSVSSDLHARAAGLLAAAAEPPDPEIVGDGWKAMWLDRLESLDPLVHTWLAHQTRDAYWSHGSVREEYGAIRAAVLAVGGWHDPYRDTVLRLVEHLDPSRVRGLIGPWPHQYPDRGRPPGPSIGFLQETLRWWDQHLKEKETGVMSEPLLRSWISGSHPPATRYETLPGRWAGDASWPSANITAVTYALRGGERIVRSPQQTGLDAGRISPCGNDADLPPDQRDEDAKSVAFEFPVEGAPVEILGRPRVRLRLTLAVPRGQVVARLCDVAPDGSSTLVTRGALNLAGRHGRDRAEDWPPGTTEDVTFELGGIGHAFAPGHRIRLAVSSSYWPWVWPQADSAGFTLDADGSLVELPVRRPTEDPAPVFGEPVFGEPEQAEPLGEAVPATLDGDPPERRIVRDLARGEWRLEADPRPGGTRFRPDGLEITEDALDTFTIQQDDPLSARARSDRTVRLHRPEAAWRTEVTTRSETGADATHFVTWDEVVCRDGDEIVFHRTWEKRVPRTAG, encoded by the coding sequence ATGCACATCCGGACCGAGTTCCCGTACGAGACCGTCCGCGAGGACGTCCGCGTCCCGCTCGCCGACGGCACCTCCCTGTACGCGCGTGTGTGGCGGCCCGTCACCGAGGAGCCGGTCCCCGCGCTGCTGGAGTACCTCCCCCACCGGCTCGGCGACGGCACCGGACCCCGCGACCGGCAGCGGCACCCCTGGTACGCGGGGCACGGCTACGCCTCGGTACGGGTGGACGTGCGGGGCCACGGCAACAGCGGGGGTCTGCCGGGCGACGCGTACGGCGACGCCGGGGTGGCCGACGGGGTGGCGGTCATCCACTGGCTGGCGCAGCGGGAGTGGTGCTCGGGCCGGGTCGGGATGTTCGGCATCTCCTGGGGCGGTGCCGTCTCGCTCCGGCTCGCGGCGGCGGCCCCGGACGCGCTGCGGGCGGTCGTCGCGGTGTGCTCCACGGACGACGGGTACGACAACGGCGGTCCGTACTGGGGCGGCTCGGTCTCCTCGGACCTGCACGCCCGGGCCGCCGGGCTGCTGGCCGCGGCGGCCGAACCGCCGGATCCGGAGATCGTCGGAGATGGCTGGAAAGCGATGTGGCTGGACCGGCTGGAGTCGCTCGACCCGCTCGTCCACACCTGGCTGGCCCATCAGACCCGGGACGCCTACTGGTCGCACGGCAGTGTCCGCGAGGAGTACGGCGCGATCCGGGCGGCCGTCCTCGCGGTGGGCGGCTGGCACGACCCGTACCGGGACACCGTGCTGCGGCTCGTGGAACACCTTGACCCGTCCCGGGTCCGCGGGCTGATCGGGCCCTGGCCGCACCAGTACCCGGACCGGGGCCGGCCGCCCGGTCCGTCCATCGGCTTCCTCCAGGAGACGCTGCGCTGGTGGGACCAGCACCTGAAGGAGAAAGAGACGGGGGTGATGAGCGAGCCGCTGCTGCGGTCCTGGATCAGCGGCTCCCACCCGCCCGCCACCCGGTACGAGACGCTGCCGGGGCGCTGGGCCGGGGACGCCTCCTGGCCCTCGGCGAACATCACCGCGGTGACGTACGCCCTGCGGGGCGGTGAGCGGATCGTCCGCTCGCCGCAGCAGACCGGGCTGGACGCGGGCCGGATCTCGCCGTGCGGGAACGACGCCGACCTGCCGCCCGACCAGCGCGACGAGGACGCCAAGTCGGTCGCCTTCGAGTTCCCCGTGGAGGGGGCGCCGGTCGAGATCCTGGGCCGTCCCCGGGTACGGCTGCGGCTGACCCTGGCGGTACCGCGCGGCCAGGTCGTCGCCCGCCTCTGCGACGTGGCACCGGACGGCTCCTCCACCCTCGTCACCCGGGGCGCCCTCAATCTGGCCGGGCGCCACGGCCGCGACCGTGCCGAGGACTGGCCGCCCGGCACGACCGAGGACGTCACCTTCGAACTCGGCGGCATCGGGCACGCCTTCGCGCCCGGCCACCGCATCCGGCTGGCCGTCTCCTCCTCGTACTGGCCGTGGGTCTGGCCGCAGGCCGACTCGGCGGGGTTCACCCTCGACGCGGACGGCAGCCTGGTGGAACTCCCGGTCCGCAGACCCACCGAGGACCCCGCCCCCGTCTTCGGAGAGCCCGTCTTCGGAGAGCCCGAGCAGGCCGAGCCGCTCGGTGAGGCCGTCCCCGCCACCCTGGACGGGGATCCGCCGGAACGGCGGATCGTCCGGGACCTCGCCCGGGGCGAATGGCGGCTGGAAGCCGACCCCCGCCCCGGCGGCACCCGCTTCCGACCGGACGGGCTGGAGATCACCGAGGACGCCCTCGACACCTTCACGATCCAGCAGGACGATCCGCTGTCGGCGCGGGCCCGGTCGGACCGGACGGTCCGGCTGCACCGTCCGGAGGCGGCCTGGCGGACGGAGGTCACGACCCGCTCGGAGACCGGCGCGGACGCGACGCACTTCGTCACCTGGGACGAGGTGGTCTGCCGGGACGGCGACGAGATCGTCTTCCACCGCACCTGGGAGAAG
- a CDS encoding polyprenyl synthetase family protein — MTVVGPFGLRVRDQALEAEVQTGLAAVEAGLLEATKSDVPFITEAAQHLVRAGGKRFRPLLVMLASQFGDSDAPGVVPSAVVVELTHLATLYHDDVMDEAEVRRGVDSANSRWGNSVALLTGDFLFARASHILSDLGPEAVRIQAEAFERLVTGQILETVGPREGRDPVDHYMDVLSGKTGSLMAVSGRFGALMSGADERTVDVLTQYGERLGVAFQLADDVLDIASDSHESGKTPGTDLREGIATLPVLLLRAQAAADGKPDDLELVELLDGDLADDARLAEALRRLRVHPALEQARRDTIRYAEEARAALNPLPDCYAKSALAELCDLVVHRAG; from the coding sequence GTGACCGTCGTCGGGCCGTTCGGGCTGCGCGTGCGGGACCAGGCTCTTGAGGCCGAGGTCCAGACCGGCCTGGCCGCTGTCGAGGCCGGGCTTCTCGAGGCCACCAAGAGCGACGTCCCCTTCATCACGGAGGCCGCGCAGCACCTGGTCCGGGCCGGAGGCAAACGGTTCCGGCCCCTGCTGGTGATGCTGGCGTCCCAGTTCGGCGACTCCGACGCCCCCGGTGTCGTGCCCTCCGCCGTCGTGGTCGAACTGACCCACCTCGCGACGCTGTACCACGACGACGTGATGGACGAGGCCGAGGTCCGCCGGGGCGTGGACAGCGCCAACTCCCGCTGGGGCAACTCCGTCGCCCTGCTCACCGGCGACTTCCTCTTCGCCCGCGCCTCGCACATCCTCTCCGACCTCGGTCCGGAGGCCGTCCGCATCCAGGCCGAAGCCTTCGAGCGGCTGGTCACCGGACAGATCCTGGAGACGGTCGGCCCGCGGGAGGGCCGCGACCCGGTCGACCACTACATGGACGTCCTCAGCGGCAAGACCGGCTCCCTGATGGCCGTCTCCGGACGGTTCGGCGCCCTCATGTCCGGCGCCGACGAACGGACCGTCGACGTCCTCACCCAGTACGGCGAACGGCTCGGCGTCGCCTTCCAGCTCGCCGACGACGTCCTCGACATCGCCTCCGACTCCCACGAGTCCGGCAAGACCCCCGGCACCGACCTGCGCGAGGGCATCGCCACCCTGCCCGTCCTGCTGCTCCGCGCCCAGGCCGCCGCGGACGGCAAGCCGGACGACCTGGAGCTGGTGGAGCTGCTCGACGGCGACCTCGCCGACGACGCCCGCCTCGCCGAGGCGCTGCGCCGGCTGCGCGTCCACCCGGCGCTGGAGCAGGCCCGCCGCGACACCATCCGGTACGCCGAGGAGGCCAGGGCGGCCCTCAACCCGCTGCCCGACTGCTACGCCAAGTCGGCGCTCGCCGAACTGTGCGACCTCGTGGTGCACCGGGCGGGCTGA